One region of Deltaproteobacteria bacterium genomic DNA includes:
- a CDS encoding heavy metal translocating P-type ATPase, with amino-acid sequence MPDASFIDPVCGMTVAADGPHRCEHAGQTYRFCNPRCLAKFQAEPERYLAPRPVEQEPVAPDAIYTCPMDPEIRQIGPGSCPICGMALEPLEASPDEPENPELADMQRRLRVSALLSVPLAALAMSEMLPGMPLQHAVSPRLLGLAQLALATPVVAWGGWPFFVRGARSLATRRFNMFTLIALGTGVAWLYSVAAVLAPGSFPEAFRGHGGAIAPYFEAAAVIVTLVLLGQVLELRARGRTGAALRALMGLAPKTARLVRPEGLEIDVALADVRVGDRLRVRPGEKIPVDARVLEGTSSVDESMLTGEPIPAEKRPGDRVTGASLNQSGSLLIAAERVGRDTLLAQIVARVAEAQRSRAPIQRLVDRVAAIFVPAVVGASLLTFALWALFGPEPRLAHALVNSIAVLIIACPCALGLATPMSIMVAIGRGAQLGVLFKDAEAIERLREIDTLVIDKTGTLTEGKPKLASVEPARGVDDATLLRVASSLERGSEHPLAAAIVSGADERGVAAVAVADFASRAGLGVRGSLDGRASALGNRNLLRELGVAAGEIDALELEADPRRDRGETVVFVWQDGLVLGSLGVADPIKPHAAEALRGLRADGLRVVMLTGDSRRTADAVARELGIDEVRAEVLPTDKAEVVAELEAQGRRVAMAGDGINDAPALARACVGIAMGTGTDIAIESSGVTLVRGDLRGIARARSLSRATVANIRENLFFAFVYNSLGVPVAAGALYPIFGLLLSPMLAAAAMSASSVSVIANALRLRRAAR; translated from the coding sequence ATGCCGGACGCGAGCTTCATCGATCCGGTCTGCGGGATGACCGTCGCCGCCGACGGGCCGCACCGCTGCGAGCACGCCGGGCAGACCTACCGCTTCTGCAATCCTCGCTGCCTCGCGAAGTTCCAGGCCGAGCCCGAGCGATATCTCGCGCCGCGCCCCGTAGAGCAGGAGCCGGTCGCGCCCGACGCGATCTACACCTGCCCGATGGACCCCGAGATCCGCCAGATCGGGCCCGGGTCGTGCCCGATCTGCGGAATGGCGCTCGAGCCGCTCGAGGCCTCGCCAGACGAGCCGGAGAACCCGGAGCTCGCCGACATGCAGCGCCGACTCCGGGTCTCGGCGCTGCTCAGCGTTCCGCTCGCGGCGCTGGCGATGTCGGAGATGCTGCCCGGAATGCCGCTGCAGCACGCGGTGTCGCCGCGGCTGCTGGGGCTGGCGCAGCTCGCGCTCGCCACGCCGGTGGTCGCGTGGGGCGGCTGGCCGTTCTTCGTGCGCGGCGCGCGGTCGCTCGCGACGCGGCGGTTCAACATGTTCACGCTGATCGCGCTCGGCACGGGCGTCGCGTGGCTGTACAGCGTCGCAGCGGTGCTCGCGCCGGGGAGCTTTCCCGAGGCGTTCCGCGGCCACGGCGGCGCGATCGCGCCGTACTTCGAGGCGGCGGCCGTGATCGTGACGCTGGTGCTGCTCGGACAAGTGCTCGAGCTCCGCGCGCGCGGCCGCACGGGCGCGGCCCTGCGCGCGCTCATGGGGCTTGCGCCGAAGACCGCGCGGCTGGTGCGCCCGGAAGGGCTCGAGATCGACGTCGCGCTCGCGGACGTGCGCGTGGGGGATCGCCTGCGCGTGCGCCCGGGCGAGAAGATCCCGGTCGACGCGCGCGTGCTCGAAGGTACCTCCAGCGTCGACGAGTCGATGCTCACCGGCGAGCCGATTCCCGCCGAGAAGCGCCCGGGCGATCGAGTCACGGGGGCGAGCTTGAACCAGAGCGGCAGCCTGTTGATCGCGGCCGAGCGAGTCGGCCGCGACACGCTGCTCGCGCAGATCGTGGCCCGCGTGGCCGAGGCGCAGCGCAGCCGCGCGCCGATCCAGCGCCTGGTCGATCGCGTGGCCGCGATCTTCGTCCCCGCGGTCGTGGGCGCCTCGCTGCTCACGTTCGCGCTCTGGGCGCTCTTCGGCCCCGAGCCGCGGCTCGCGCACGCGCTGGTGAACTCGATCGCGGTTCTGATCATCGCGTGTCCGTGCGCGCTGGGCCTCGCGACGCCGATGTCGATCATGGTCGCGATCGGACGCGGAGCCCAGCTCGGCGTGCTGTTCAAGGACGCCGAGGCGATCGAGCGCCTGCGCGAGATCGACACGCTCGTGATCGACAAGACCGGAACGCTGACGGAGGGGAAGCCGAAGCTCGCGAGCGTAGAGCCGGCCCGGGGCGTCGACGATGCGACGCTTCTCCGTGTCGCTTCGAGCCTGGAGCGCGGAAGCGAGCATCCGCTCGCCGCGGCCATCGTCTCGGGCGCGGACGAGCGCGGCGTCGCGGCCGTCGCCGTCGCGGACTTCGCCTCGCGAGCGGGGCTCGGCGTGAGGGGAAGTCTGGACGGCCGGGCGTCGGCGCTCGGAAACCGCAACCTGCTGCGGGAGCTCGGCGTCGCGGCCGGTGAGATCGACGCGCTGGAGCTCGAGGCCGACCCCCGCCGCGACCGCGGCGAGACCGTCGTCTTCGTCTGGCAGGACGGCCTCGTGCTCGGGTCGCTCGGCGTGGCCGATCCGATCAAGCCGCACGCGGCCGAAGCGCTTCGCGGGCTGCGCGCCGACGGGCTTCGCGTGGTCATGCTCACCGGGGACAGCCGGCGCACCGCGGACGCCGTCGCGCGCGAGCTCGGCATCGACGAGGTGCGCGCGGAGGTGCTGCCGACCGACAAGGCAGAGGTGGTCGCGGAGCTCGAGGCGCAGGGCCGAAGAGTCGCGATGGCCGGTGACGGCATCAACGACGCGCCGGCGCTCGCCCGCGCGTGTGTCGGGATCGCCATGGGCACCGGGACGGACATCGCGATCGAGAGCTCGGGCGTCACGCTCGTGCGCGGAGACCTGCGCGGGATCGCGCGCGCGCGAAGCCTGTCGCGCGCGACGGTCGCCAACATCCGCGAGAACCTCTTCTTCGCGTTCGTCTACAACTCGCTCGGTGTGCCCGTCGCGGCGGGCGCTCTCTACCCGATCTTCGGCCTGCTGCTCTCGCCGATGCTCGCGGCGGCCGCGATGAGCGCGAGCTCCGTGAGCGTGATCGCGAACGCGCTGCGGCTGCGGCGCGCGGCGCGGTAG
- a CDS encoding gamma-glutamylcyclotransferase — MFLFCYGSLEFAEVMREVTGRTFAGEPAVLDGFARYRVRDADYPGLLPESGACTRGTLYREVDDTALAALDRFEGPLYERRWLEVRVADGARPHASVYVVREAQRDLLTREPWDERAFARDRLEAFLRRIRID, encoded by the coding sequence ATGTTCCTGTTCTGCTACGGATCGCTCGAGTTCGCCGAGGTGATGCGCGAGGTCACGGGGCGAACCTTCGCGGGCGAGCCCGCGGTGCTCGACGGCTTCGCACGCTACCGCGTTCGCGACGCCGACTATCCCGGACTTCTGCCCGAGTCCGGCGCGTGCACGAGGGGCACGCTCTACCGCGAGGTGGACGACACCGCGCTCGCGGCACTCGACCGCTTCGAAGGCCCGCTCTACGAGCGAAGATGGCTCGAGGTCCGGGTCGCGGACGGCGCGCGCCCCCACGCGAGCGTCTACGTGGTGCGCGAGGCGCAGCGAGATCTGCTGACCCGCGAGCCGTGGGACGAGCGCGCATTCGCTCGCGACCGCCTCGAGGCATTCCTGCGCCGGATTCGGATAGACTGA
- a CDS encoding GFA family protein: MTDAPKRIDRVSGGCLCGAVRFEVELPTLFCAHCHCSMCRKAHGAGFVTWIGVPYERFRITAGEDALRRYDSSEHGWRRFCGHCGSSMLCESSKHPDHLDVALGSLDGEIDRAPSLHVYVDDRAGFVSVEDGLPKLGGKTGMEPRG; encoded by the coding sequence GTGACGGACGCCCCCAAGCGGATCGACCGCGTCTCCGGCGGCTGCCTCTGCGGGGCCGTGCGCTTCGAGGTCGAGCTGCCGACGCTGTTCTGCGCGCACTGCCACTGCTCGATGTGCCGCAAGGCGCACGGCGCCGGCTTCGTCACCTGGATCGGCGTGCCCTACGAGCGCTTCCGGATCACGGCAGGAGAAGACGCGCTGCGCCGCTACGACTCCTCGGAGCACGGCTGGCGGCGTTTCTGCGGCCATTGCGGGAGCAGCATGCTCTGCGAATCGAGCAAGCACCCGGATCACCTCGACGTCGCGCTCGGCTCGCTCGACGGCGAGATCGACCGCGCGCCGTCGCTCCACGTCTACGTGGACGACCGAGCGGGTTTCGTCTCGGTCGAGGACGGGCTGCCGAAGCTGGGCGGAAAGACCGGGATGGAGCCGCGCGGCTAG